In Acidobacteriota bacterium, the genomic stretch CCGGATCGTCGAAAGCGCCGAACGTCACAACCAGCCGGGGGTCTTCACGGCGTTGCACGGATTCGAGTGGTCGTCGGGACCGGACGCCAACAACCTGCACCGGGTCGTGATGTTCCGCGACGATGCACCGAACGTCGAAGATCTGGTGCCGATCTCGGCGTACGACAGCGGCGACCCGGAGGACCTCTGGGACTGGCTGGAGGCCTACGAGCAGCGGACCGGCGGCAAGGTCATGGCGTTCGCCCACAACGGCAACCTGTCGAACGGGTTGATGTTCGACGACCGGCGGATGAACGGCGACCCACTGGACCGCGAGTATGCCGAGCGCCGCACGCGCTGGGAACCGGTATACGAGGTCACCCAGATCAAGGGCGACGGGGAGACGCATCCCACGCTGTCGCCGAATGACGAGTTCGCCGACTACTACCGCTGGGACCGCGGCAACTTCGGAACGGAGTTCAAGACGCCGGACATGCTGCCGCGGGAGTACGCCCGGCAGGCGCTGGCGCGGGGGCTCAAGTACGACGCGGAGCTCGGCGCCAACCCGTTCAAGTTCGGCATGATCGGGGCCACGGACAGCCACACGTCGCTCGCCACCACGCGCGAGGACAACTACTTCGGCAAGGCGAGCATCGTCGAGCCCGGCACCGGCGACAACCGCTACGAGGACTTCATCGTCCAGCCCGTGATTCTGGGCGAGAAGATCGCCATCCGCCACTACGAGACGCTCGCCTCCGGCCTCGCCGGGGTGTGGGCGCGGGAGAACACCCGCGAGGCGATCTGGGACGCGTTCAAGCGCAAGGAGGTGTACGCCACCACCGGCTCGCGGATGACCGTCCGGGTGTTCGCCGGCTGGGATTTCGAGCCGGACGAGGTGCACCGTCCCGACTTCGCCGCCGAGGGGTACGACCGCGGGGTGCCGATGGGCGGCGACCTGTTCGCCGGTCCCGAGGGTGCCGCGCCGACCTTCATGGTCCGGGCGCTGCGCGATCCTGATGGCGCCAACCTGGACCGCATCCAGATCGTGAAGGGCTGGCTCGACGACGCCGGCGAGCCGCAGACGAAGGTCTTCGACGCCGCTTGGGCGGGAGATCGTGAGCTCCGCGCGGACGGCATGCTGCCGCCGGTCGGGAGCACGGTCGACGGAGCGGACTACACCAACACGATCGGTGCCGCGGGGCTGGCCGCACACTGGGTCGACCCGGAGTTCGACGCGAGCCAGCGCGCCTACTACTACGTCCGCGTGCTCGAGATCCCGACCCCGTCCTGGCTCGCCTACGACGAGGCGTTCTACGGCCCCCTGGACCTTCCGTCGGACGCCGTGATGGTGCAGCAGGACCGCGCCTACACCTCGCCGATCTGGTACACGCCGGGCAAGGACTGAGACGGAAGCATGGATCTTCCCGACTCGCCGGTCGCCAACAGCTACTTCGACAGGGCGCCCTTCGAGTTCGAAGCG encodes the following:
- a CDS encoding DUF3604 domain-containing protein, with the protein product MKIFRNILAVVALVLTAGVAAGQTLDVSGEAGEVTLGGRHYSPFIDQSYPNRVLWGDTHLHTSYSTDAGMIGNVLGPDEAFRFARGEKVRASRGEFAQLVRPLDFLVVADHSENLGLAPMIAESNPGLLANEWGRKLHDMVKDGDPMAAYVEWGAALNALTDPIDDDDLTRTIWNRIVESAERHNQPGVFTALHGFEWSSGPDANNLHRVVMFRDDAPNVEDLVPISAYDSGDPEDLWDWLEAYEQRTGGKVMAFAHNGNLSNGLMFDDRRMNGDPLDREYAERRTRWEPVYEVTQIKGDGETHPTLSPNDEFADYYRWDRGNFGTEFKTPDMLPREYARQALARGLKYDAELGANPFKFGMIGATDSHTSLATTREDNYFGKASIVEPGTGDNRYEDFIVQPVILGEKIAIRHYETLASGLAGVWARENTREAIWDAFKRKEVYATTGSRMTVRVFAGWDFEPDEVHRPDFAAEGYDRGVPMGGDLFAGPEGAAPTFMVRALRDPDGANLDRIQIVKGWLDDAGEPQTKVFDAAWAGDRELRADGMLPPVGSTVDGADYTNTIGAAGLAAHWVDPEFDASQRAYYYVRVLEIPTPSWLAYDEAFYGPLDLPSDAVMVQQDRAYTSPIWYTPGKD